A stretch of Aedes aegypti strain LVP_AGWG chromosome 2, AaegL5.0 Primary Assembly, whole genome shotgun sequence DNA encodes these proteins:
- the LOC5564804 gene encoding 17-beta-hydroxysteroid dehydrogenase 13, with protein MALPKERSMAFREQYFQHVDGAYEAASVRRKRPDKPLSLDRLEKNVRFVLVEVFPKVAKVLLLLVPVLVRDFVQFLLPAKKKSISNQLALVTGGGNGLGRALCFRLAQEGCSVAVADIDLVGARRTAEEVRTRFGVKADAFHVDVSDYGSVTKLKEAIESSLGNVDILVNNAALLAMLSLSEGKPEDVQRIVNVNLLSHFWTIRAFKDGMVERRRGHIVAICSLLGIVPFGRTISYCATKFGVRGLMESLENEFYQDGLKNDIHTTCVFPAGIRTRKGFVDLVKDIKLTVPLSSPEYVANLIVDAVRANKTEIVPSTWEMRLVAAIYPYMPKSLILLVVDTVLGVTPVLTSRE; from the exons ATGGCCCTCCCCAAAGAACGCAGCATGGCTTTTCGAGAGCAGTACTTCCAACACGTGGACGGAGCCTACGAAGCCGCCAGTGTTCGACGCAAACGTCCCGACAAACCTCTTAGCCTTGACAGGCTGGAGAAGAACGTTCGATTTGTGTTGGTGGAAGTGTTTCCTAAAGTGGCCAAAGTGTTGCTTCTGTTAGTTCCTGTACTGGTGCGCGattttgtgcagtttttattGCCGGCGAAAAAGAAATCCATAAGCAATCAGCTGGCACTGGTTACCGGCGGTGGCAACGGTTTGGGCCGAGCCCTTTGTTTCCGATTGGCGCAGGAAGGCTGCTCGGTGGCCGTTGCTGACATTGACCTCGTCGGTGCGCGTCGGACGGCCGAAGAAGTGCGAACACGGTTCGGAGTGAAGGCCGATGCGTTTCACGTCGATGTGAGTGACTACGGGTCGGTTACGAAGCTTAAAGAGGCCATCGAATCTTCGCTGGGCAATGTTGATATTTTGGTTAACAATGCTGCACTGTTGGCTATGCTTTCGTTGTCCGAAGGAAAGCCGGAAGACGTTCAGCGGATAGTGAATGTCAATTTGCTGTCGCATTTTTGG ACTATCAGAGCATTCAAAGATGGCATGGTTGAGCGACGCCGTGGACACATTGTGGCCATCTGTTCTTTGTTAG GTATCGTTCCTTTTGGTCGGACCATCAGCTACTGCGCCACCAAGTTTGGAGTACGAGGTCTcatggaatcgctggagaacGAATTCTACCAGGATGGCCTAAAAAACGACATACATACGACATGCGTCTTTCCGGCAGGAATTCGCACCCGGAAGGGATTTGTTGATCTGGTCAAAGATATCAA ATTGACGGTACCACTCAGCTCTCCCGAATACGTTGCCAACTTAATCGTCGATGCAGTGAGGGCCAACAAAACTGAAATCGTACCTAGTACATGGGAAATGAGGCTTGTAGCTGCTATATACCC